Genomic segment of Nostoc sp. TCL240-02:
TTAACTATTGTATAAATATAAATACGAACAAACCTATAATTCTTTTGTTACATGGCTTCATGGGAAGCATTAATGAATTTGATGAAGCTATAAAATTTCTAGCAGAAGATTTTTCTTATCTTATCCTTGACTTACCAGGACATGGAAAAACCGAAGTTTTAGGAGGTTATGAATGCTATGGAATGGAATCCACCACTCAAGCAATAATCAATTTATTGGATGAATTAAAAATAGATAAATGCCACTTAATTGGTTATTCGATGGGCGGAAGATTAGCTTTATACTTAACTTTATATTTCCCAGAACGTTTTATTAAAGTTGCATTAGAATCAGCCTCCCCAGGTTTAGCAACAGAAGCAGAACGATTAGAACGAGTTAGACGTGATGCTCAAATAGCTAAAAAGTTAAGCAGAAGTATTATTCAAACTGATTTTGCTGCTTTTTTGTCAAATTGGTACAATCAAACAATTTTTGGTTATATAAAAAATCATCCAGAATACGATCGCATGATAGAAATTCGGTTGCAGAACAATCCGCAGGAATTAAATAAATCATTGCGCTTCATGGGGAATGGATCTCAACCTTCTTTGTGGGGGAAGCTACAAGAGAATAAAATTCATATACTCTTGCTAGCTGGTGAATATGATGAAAAATTTATATCTATTAATACAGAAATGGCTCAACTATGTGAATTTGCACAGCTAAAAATAATTAAAAATGCTGGACATAATATTCACTTTGAAAATACCTTGGCGTTTGTAGAAAATATCAAATATTTTCTGTCTACAGCAAGTTAAAAATTAAGATAATCTTACGACTTCTTTATCGGCTTATTAGAAGGAGTTGATGATGGTGTCAATTTCGGCGCTATTGGTTGATTAGCTGCGCTTAATTCCTCTTGTAACATTTTCTGATAAACTTTAGGCAAAGAGCTACTCACAGAATTAGTTTCTATCCCATATCCTAAACTTGTCCAGGTGGAGGAAAGTCGCCGCAAAACATCATTTAACTTTCCCTGACGCAACAGTTGAGAAAGATCGGTTCCCCAAACTTTAGAATCAGTTAACCAACGATAAACCACTATATCTTGATATTCTGCTTCAAAACTATAAGCAGTCCAAAACATCATCTGCATCGGCTTTGGGTGATAACGGGGGGCTAAACGATACCAAGTAATGTTGATAATTTGATATCTCCCAGCAGCCGTAGAACAATTACCTGTATTTGGCCCTGTGATAATCATGACGCATATCTCAGGATGTCGGCTAAGGTCGTTAACTTGCTGTCCACCATACAAAACCGAATAGGGACGGTTCCCACTGGCTTCACTTGCCGAAATGGTTCGCATTAAAGCGCGGATATAGGGATCGCCCCGTTTCATCACCAAAGGCGGCTGTTTATTATCAAAGATGGGATCGGAAGGCGATCGCAAGTCTCCAATATACCATTGCAATAAATACACAAAGCCAAGAAGCGCGGCTATTGGCCCAATAAGTTTTTCAACACCTTTGAATTCAAAGCCTTTCAGAGTCCGACTCCTTCAAATTCGCTCTCTTTGCTAACAAAAATCATCGACGAACTCATTCTGACTAAGTTCAC
This window contains:
- the menH gene encoding 2-succinyl-6-hydroxy-2,4-cyclohexadiene-1-carboxylate synthase; its protein translation is MILNKYKFNYCININTNKPIILLLHGFMGSINEFDEAIKFLAEDFSYLILDLPGHGKTEVLGGYECYGMESTTQAIINLLDELKIDKCHLIGYSMGGRLALYLTLYFPERFIKVALESASPGLATEAERLERVRRDAQIAKKLSRSIIQTDFAAFLSNWYNQTIFGYIKNHPEYDRMIEIRLQNNPQELNKSLRFMGNGSQPSLWGKLQENKIHILLLAGEYDEKFISINTEMAQLCEFAQLKIIKNAGHNIHFENTLAFVENIKYFLSTAS
- a CDS encoding glycoside hydrolase family protein, yielding MYLLQWYIGDLRSPSDPIFDNKQPPLVMKRGDPYIRALMRTISASEASGNRPYSVLYGGQQVNDLSRHPEICVMIITGPNTGNCSTAAGRYQIINITWYRLAPRYHPKPMQMMFWTAYSFEAEYQDIVVYRWLTDSKVWGTDLSQLLRQGKLNDVLRRLSSTWTSLGYGIETNSVSSSLPKVYQKMLQEELSAANQPIAPKLTPSSTPSNKPIKKS